A single genomic interval of Desulfovibrio desulfuricans harbors:
- a CDS encoding methyl-accepting chemotaxis protein produces MNMTLAYRIIFVFVAGLVLACMAMLIGFTMVLGDALSGAATLKALLIGGGFTLLLAVAGSFFICNRLCPIRKIVLYAKAIAAGDEKAKLDIDRSDCLGHMATALQEMVAKLEGQAHWYESILNTLPLSISVTDNDMVWTFCNKVALESMNKSCQGDVVGKHCSEKQGNICNTPQCGIEQLRLGNKRVINEMPNGKTMQIMLDFLQDRRGNVVGHVEIGEDITARIALEKKAEQAAHKARMETVNQLEGVVETLQHAANALDKSLNDVRDKSGTVADRMAETATAMDEMNSTVLEVAHNADGAADAANSVQGHAQEGADIVLRTIKNMQEVQGKASGLKGEMSTLDKQARDIGAVLTLIRDIADQTNLLALNAAIEAARAGDAGRGFAVVADEVRKLAEKTMSATSEVEKAIAAIQEGTSKSATTVDTTVNSIEEVSHMAQESGHSLDLISNLAGDSSSRVSAIAAAATQQSAASEEINRNIAEVNTLSARIAEATNAAAGQVRDLAAQVNIVTGILDDIRKSDASQSKPNI; encoded by the coding sequence ATGAACATGACTTTGGCTTATCGCATCATTTTTGTTTTTGTCGCGGGTCTCGTACTGGCCTGTATGGCCATGCTCATCGGGTTTACCATGGTTCTGGGCGATGCCCTGTCCGGCGCTGCCACACTGAAAGCCCTGCTGATTGGCGGCGGCTTTACACTCCTGCTAGCCGTTGCCGGCTCCTTCTTTATCTGCAACAGGCTCTGCCCCATCCGCAAAATTGTACTCTACGCCAAGGCTATTGCCGCAGGTGATGAAAAAGCAAAGCTGGACATAGACCGTTCCGACTGTCTGGGCCACATGGCCACGGCCCTGCAAGAAATGGTAGCCAAGCTCGAAGGCCAGGCTCACTGGTACGAGAGCATACTCAATACCCTGCCCCTCTCCATTTCGGTAACAGATAACGACATGGTCTGGACCTTCTGCAACAAGGTCGCGCTTGAAAGCATGAATAAATCCTGTCAGGGCGATGTGGTGGGCAAACATTGCTCGGAAAAGCAGGGCAACATCTGCAACACGCCGCAGTGCGGCATTGAACAACTGCGCCTGGGCAACAAACGGGTCATCAATGAGATGCCCAATGGCAAAACCATGCAGATCATGCTCGACTTTTTGCAGGACCGGCGCGGCAACGTGGTGGGCCATGTGGAAATCGGCGAGGACATCACCGCACGCATTGCCCTTGAGAAGAAGGCCGAGCAAGCCGCGCACAAGGCCCGCATGGAGACTGTGAACCAGCTTGAGGGCGTTGTGGAAACATTGCAGCATGCCGCCAACGCTCTCGACAAATCACTCAACGATGTACGCGACAAGTCCGGCACGGTGGCCGACCGCATGGCCGAAACCGCCACTGCCATGGACGAAATGAACTCCACCGTGCTTGAAGTGGCCCACAATGCAGATGGCGCTGCCGATGCGGCCAATTCCGTGCAGGGACACGCCCAGGAAGGCGCGGACATTGTGCTGCGCACCATCAAGAATATGCAGGAAGTGCAAGGCAAGGCCTCTGGCCTCAAGGGTGAAATGAGCACGCTGGACAAACAGGCAAGGGACATTGGCGCCGTGCTGACGCTTATCCGCGACATTGCCGACCAGACGAACCTGCTTGCCCTTAACGCCGCCATTGAAGCCGCCCGCGCTGGCGATGCAGGCCGCGGCTTTGCCGTGGTGGCCGATGAGGTGCGCAAACTGGCCGAAAAAACCATGAGCGCCACCAGCGAGGTGGAAAAAGCCATTGCCGCCATTCAGGAAGGCACCAGCAAAAGCGCCACCACGGTGGATACCACGGTCAATTCCATTGAAGAGGTGAGCCACATGGCGCAGGAATCGGGGCACTCGCTTGACCTTATCTCAAATCTTGCTGGCGATTCCAGCAGCCGGGTTTCCGCCATTGCCGCGGCAGCCACCCAGCAGTCGGCAGCTTCGGAAGAAATCAACCGCAATATTGCCGAGGTCAACACGCTGAGCGCCCGCATAGCAGAGGCCACCAATGCCGCCGCCGGTCAGGTGCGCGACCTTGCCGCTCAGGTCAATATTGTAACGGGCATCCTTGACGACATCCGCAAAAGCGACGCCAGCCAGAGTAAACCCAATATATAA
- the recR gene encoding recombination mediator RecR → MHDRIPEPLKALVEQLSRLPGLGPKSAMRAAMALLKWPEAETRRLGRGIHDLRDNLHLCSRCGGLSSTDPCAVCSDTERARDTLCLVTEWDSMLTLDEGGFYHGQYLILGGLLAPLERMDSDSLDMDRLVKRLGEGEVHELILALGATLEAENTASFIRQMVRRQFPAVRVSRLAQGIPLGAEVKFMDKETLRQSLQFRQDLS, encoded by the coding sequence ATGCACGATCGGATTCCCGAACCGCTCAAGGCCCTGGTAGAGCAGCTTTCGCGTCTGCCGGGCCTTGGCCCCAAATCCGCCATGCGGGCCGCCATGGCCCTGCTCAAATGGCCGGAAGCCGAAACACGGCGTCTTGGGCGCGGCATCCACGACCTGCGCGACAATCTGCACCTCTGCTCGCGCTGCGGCGGGCTTTCTTCCACTGACCCCTGCGCGGTCTGTTCCGATACGGAGCGCGCCCGCGATACGCTCTGCCTTGTCACGGAATGGGACAGCATGCTCACGCTGGACGAAGGCGGCTTTTATCACGGCCAGTATTTGATACTGGGCGGCCTGCTCGCCCCTCTTGAGCGCATGGATTCCGACAGCCTCGACATGGACAGGCTTGTGAAGCGCCTGGGCGAAGGCGAGGTGCATGAGCTTATTCTTGCCCTGGGTGCGACGCTTGAGGCAGAAAATACAGCTTCCTTCATTCGGCAGATGGTGCGCAGGCAGTTCCCTGCCGTGCGCGTTTCGCGTCTTGCACAGGGTATCCCCCTTGGGGCCGAAGTAAAATTCATGGACAAAGAAACCTTGCGACAATCCCTGCAATTCCGGCAGGATCTCTCCTGA
- a CDS encoding split-Soret cytochrome c, with amino-acid sequence MEFGRRTLLTGLGGLVLAGGMTSVVGNSLAAGQTQPGGRFEQVGGDHGWKPHKLDPKECAEVAYLGYWHNDYGCGYGAFYAIIGLMAEKYGAPYNQFPFAMLEANKGGISDWGTICGALYGGVSTFSLFWGRKEVRPMANDLFRWYETAKLPVFDPGEKALGFKGSLPQSESDSVLCHISVSKWCYVNKIEAESKQRSERCGRLTADVAAKTAEILNAKIDAGKDYKGVFPVQKSVSYCGECHQTKGNEANWAKGTMDCTPCHSGAKGTMNKFKDHP; translated from the coding sequence ATGGAATTTGGCAGAAGAACACTATTGACAGGGCTTGGCGGGCTTGTACTTGCGGGCGGTATGACATCTGTCGTCGGCAACAGCCTTGCTGCGGGGCAGACGCAGCCGGGTGGCCGTTTTGAGCAGGTCGGTGGAGATCATGGCTGGAAACCGCACAAGCTTGATCCCAAGGAGTGCGCAGAAGTGGCCTACCTTGGCTACTGGCACAACGACTACGGCTGTGGTTATGGCGCGTTTTATGCCATCATTGGCCTAATGGCAGAAAAATACGGCGCGCCGTACAACCAGTTTCCCTTTGCCATGCTCGAGGCCAACAAGGGCGGCATTTCGGATTGGGGCACAATTTGCGGGGCTCTTTATGGCGGCGTATCAACCTTTTCCCTGTTCTGGGGCAGAAAGGAAGTGCGGCCGATGGCCAATGATCTGTTCCGCTGGTACGAAACCGCAAAGCTCCCCGTGTTTGATCCCGGTGAAAAGGCACTGGGTTTCAAGGGGAGCCTGCCGCAGAGTGAATCGGATTCGGTTCTGTGTCACATCTCTGTTTCCAAGTGGTGTTACGTCAATAAAATTGAAGCCGAAAGCAAACAACGCAGCGAGCGTTGCGGCAGGCTGACGGCTGACGTGGCAGCAAAAACGGCGGAAATTCTCAACGCCAAGATTGATGCAGGCAAAGATTACAAAGGGGTATTCCCCGTGCAGAAGTCCGTGTCATATTGCGGCGAATGCCACCAAACCAAAGGAAATGAAGCCAACTGGGCCAAGGGAACCATGGACTGCACCCCCTGCCATAGCGGCGCAAAGGGTACAATGAACAAGTTCAAGGATCATCCCTAG
- a CDS encoding YbaB/EbfC family nucleoid-associated protein, translated as MRNMNDILRQAQVMQNKIAKLQQEMGEHSYEASSGGGMVKAEVSGKQELRKLIIDPKALEGNDVEMLQDLILAAVNEAGRIARETMEREMSSISGGIKLPGLF; from the coding sequence ATGCGGAACATGAACGACATTCTGCGCCAGGCGCAGGTTATGCAGAACAAGATCGCCAAACTCCAGCAGGAAATGGGCGAACACAGCTACGAAGCCAGCAGCGGCGGCGGCATGGTCAAGGCCGAAGTCTCCGGCAAGCAGGAACTGCGCAAACTTATCATTGACCCCAAGGCCCTTGAAGGCAACGATGTTGAAATGCTCCAGGATCTTATTCTGGCTGCTGTTAACGAAGCCGGCCGCATCGCCCGTGAAACCATGGAGCGCGAAATGAGCTCCATCTCCGGCGGCATCAAGCTGCCCGGCCTTTTCTAG